The genomic region CCAGCGTTTCCCCTTCAGCTCTGCCTCTCCTACACAGGGAAAACTCCCTGGCAAAACCCAAACAGGCTCTTTGTTATTGTCCTTTAAATCTCACCTTAAAAATCCCTCTGGCATGTTATCCACAGAGCCGAGCTTGCTGATCatggccaagcagagacaggctgtggccaggggtgctggaaaaaTTTGTGTAGTGGagatgctgagagccactgaactaaaCTGTGAACCCTGAGTATGAGGGAAACCATGTTaaaccagggggtgctgctgaaCCCCCAGCACCCCGAGTTCCAGCACTTATGGCTGTGGCTATTCTGCTTCtcattctctctttttccttctctctctaaaCCCAATAAACCCCCAAACAATTCACATAATTAACAAAGCTGGGGCAATTCTTCACCACATTCATTGGTTTGTATGTTCCATCCTTGTCCTCTTCCTTAACACAAACACGTAGCAGCCCGTGCCTTTATATcaacaaaaccctaccaaaacaaagaaTTGCACTGCACAGAGGATAATAACTCTGCGGAGAGCaggagagacaaagagagagagagaacaaaccacataTGGGAAATGTTAGCCACAAACGGAAGGCTCTAAGGTACCATGGTGAGAAGGGTGGAGAAAGGGCCTAGATAGAATAGAATTGAGGAAACTGGAAAAGGACAGGAGAGAAGAGTAGAAACAAGAATAGAATAGAATGTCCCCTTTGTCTGTTCATCTCTGGACTGTAGGATCTTCAAGCCAGACACTTTCTCTTTCCATGTTCAGCACCAGCACAGTGAGACCCTGACCCCAACTGGCATTACAATGATAGAAATATACACCACTCCTAATGACTGTGAGTCATGGAGGCTGTGGAAGGAAGGGTGAGCATTGCAGCTCTAGGATAACAGGTCTTTTTGTTTCAGTAACTCACTGGCATTATTTCTCTCCCCTACCCCAGGAATGAGTCCTCCGTGGGGCGGGTCAACCACACTGTGGTGACTCATTTCATCCTCTTAGGGATCCTCAACACCGACGGCCTCCAGACCATCCTCTTCGTCACCTTCTTAGCCTTCTACCTCTGCACCCTGCTGGGCAACCTGCTCATCTTATTAGCCATCCTTGCTGACCCCCATCTGCACAcccccatgtatttcttcctctgcaaCCTCTCTGTGCTGGACATCGGTTTTTCCTCCATCAGCACCCCTAAATTCCTGGCCAACCTTTGGATTCGGAGCAGGGTCATCTCTCTGGGCGGGTGCATGTCCCAGGTCTTCTTCTACCACTTCCTGGGCAGCACCGAGTGCCTGCTCTACACCGTCATGGCCTACGACCGGTACGTGGCCATCTGCCACCCCCTGCACTACCTGCTCATCATGAACCGGAGGGTGTGTGCcctcctggccgccggcacctgGATCACCAGCTCCTTCCATGCCACCATCCTCACCAGCCTGACCTTCACGCTGCCCTACTGCGGGTCCAATGTGGTAGACTATTTCTTCTGCGACATCTTCCCGGTGGTCAAGCTGGCCTGTGCAGACACATACATCATTGAGACTGTGACCTTCACCAACACTGGCATGGTGCCCACGACCTGCTTCCTCCTCATCCTCGCGTCCTACGTCAGGATCGTCTATTCCGTCCTGAAGATGAACTCGGCCGAAGGGCAGCGCAAAGCAGCCTCCACTTGCGCCTCGCATCTGGCGGTGGTGACGCTGTTCTTCGGGCCTTGCACCCTGGTCTACACGCAGCCCCAGCTGAGCAAAGTGCTGGTGACCCCTGTGCAGATCTTCGGCAACGTGGTCACGCCCATGCTGAACCCAGCCATCTACACGCTGAGGAACAAGGAGGTGAAAGCGGCTctgagaaaactgagagggggTCAAACGCCTGCACGTTGATatgcagcagctgcaggcatAGCATGTGGGTCTGCTTGGAAATACATCGACAAATACATCTCCATGGCGGCTCTGTGGCTCTTGTGAACGTCTCTGTCTCTCCTcatccccacacagccccatctATCTGTGTGGATCTCTACCAGTCATAGAAATGCTCCTAATATACTGAGCTGTCTTTGACATGCTGTAAGGCTGATCTTTTCAAAGCTGCCTGAGGGACAGGCACACTCAGCCTGTATTCAAATGAATAAGAATTGGAGATCCAAATTTTGTAGAGGACTTACAAAATCTTGGCCTTATTACACAGCTCTACAGAGCTCTAACTCTTTAAGTCTATCAttatcaggcaggttttctacTCCTTCAgttattctcatggctcttttctgaaccctctccaatttatcagcaccCGTCTGGAATTGTGAACAGCAGAACAGAACACAATATTGCatcagcggtcacaccagtgccaaacagggagctaaaatcacctctctgctcgtACTCGAGATTCCTCCTTTATGCATCCCAGGGTCTCATTAGCTCTTCTGGCCCCAACGTTGCACtgtgagctcatgttcagctgattctccaccatgacccccaaatcattttcagagtcacGGCTCCCCAGGAGAGAGGCCCCAGTCCTATAAGCATAGCCCTGATTCTTCATTCCTAGATATAGGTGCGTACCTTTAACTgcattaaaatgcacattgtttgcttgcacccccTTAACCAGAGATCCTGATCCAGACTGGGGAGGAGGTCAAAGGAGCTATTCCAGGGTTGGGGTTCGGATGGACATCAATGGAGTTTTCCCAGGGCAAGGGAGAAACACACTGGTGTTAGCCTAGGGTTAGTGTTAGGGAAAAGGCCAAAGGAATTCTGCTCAGATTGAAGTAGGGCAGCTGGGTTACGCTAGATGGATGAAGTCAATAAAGTTACCCAGGGTTTGGGTGAGGCAGGAAGTGAATACATTAATGCCAGATTTCATGAGGGCTAGGCAGGAAATTAGGAGGATGACATAATCTCtttggggctcagttcctcaccTGAGACACTGCTAAAAATTATTCCTTTCTCCCAACCATTTCTCTGGTAAtccctttggggcaggagctgtctctcgctgtgtgtctttGCAGCACCCCTTGCAAGTGAGCCTCCAGGCCTTCCATACGACAGAAATAATAATGTATTTTTCTGACTTATCACTGTGATatcctgacaccccaatattcaccactgtcatgtaattaggacaTATTTTGCATGAAGTATGCTTTGTAAgttatcattctaaaagtcttgatctgctagacattaatatctcattgaatTGTATGTGCTTtctttgtatgtgaagttatgaagtttgccTATGTTTGTGTTACTGAAACTGAAACAAGAAgactttcaggtacaacagtaaaaaggccaaataaAGTTAATGGCTCAgggaggaaatgcacaagcacaaggattaccccaggaactgcgtaCAATAGAAACCCCTCAGAGACAGCACTGCCCAATgagaactgtttgacccaggtcacagcaaaagagctttccagcaagtggaaaGAAGCTATAAAAGCGGGGAAATGGCATCATGATGGTatctcactctccctacaacaagtCACCTGGAAACACCCGAAGAACAAAGACAGAAtagggggaagtgatggtcccaggctaagggatttctagcctatgTATGAAAACGTGGGAaacccaagctgaaaagtctagGCAGCTTATGCCTTAAAAATCTACCAGCCTGCTTGtctctcagggtgagaatttgctaattcatatcctaccaaTCTAGTGTGTTAACTCAGTTTGcggtttgtttatttactaggtaatctgctttgacctATTTGCTATCCCatttaatcacttaaaatatatcttctgtagttaataaacttatttttgctttctCTAAAACcggtttgtggaattcataacaccagggtgggcgggtggggggagtgtgcatatcttcctccacattgagggagggagtggatttcatgagcttatgctgtacagttctctgtgcagcacaggaCAATACCATTTTGCGTTTTCATACCAGAGGGGGTGTGAACTTGGGTGCTGGCAATTCCCTAGCTGAAtattcccatgcagagctgatttcagtgtctgtgtctttctgcagctggatgtgtccctacctgtgtgtgtgctagaggagatttgagggcctggctcagcaagacagtgtaagggagcccaggctggtggaactggcaggctcagtggtaccccatcAGGTGGCACTCTGGAGCGGGGGACAACCTGTCACAATCACTAACTCCTAGGCCATGGGATTTAACCTTGTGCcttgaaatgaaaaaataataaaagaaataaaatgaaaggaaccTGGGGTAGATAACATCTCCCTGCAGAACAGTGCAAGTGAGCCCAGCATCCCGGCACTAGGAAAAGCCCTGACTCGGAGGGAAGAGCACCCCCTACAGAATTGCCTCCACCACTCCCTGCACTTCAGCGCCCCCTTTGAACTGCTGGGGTTCATCCTGAATTTTCTCTGTTGTTTCTTTGCATTGGTCGAGGGAACCAATTTCCAACAAGACACAAATCCAGACTATGTGCCTGAGATAAGAAAACCTGGAATGGAAGATCAGTGCACAAATTGTgcacattgattttaaaaaacacagtacaTTCTGATGGACAATGggaaaactccattgacttccaagcCATGGGCACTGGACGCAGggatgccaactttctaatcgcacaaaactaaACACCGCTTGTCCTTGCCcactactccaccccttcctcaaggccccgcccctgccccacaccttctatgaggccccacccctgctcgctccatcccccttccctctgtcactcactctccctcaccttcattcactttcaccaggctggggcacagtgttgggtgcaggaagcggtgagccctctggctgggggtgcgggctatGGGGTGGGActggaaatgaggggtttggggtgctggagagggctctgggctggggcaggggttgggggtgtcataaatataaaggaaagggtaaccacctttctgtatacagtgctataaaatctctcctggccagaggcaaaaccctttcacctgtaaagggttaagaagctaggataacctcgctggcacctgaccaaaatgaccaatgaggggacaagatactttcaaatctggaggcggggagagcaaagggtctgtctgtctgtgtgatgcttttgccgggaacagatcaggaatgcagccttacagctcctgtaaagttagtaagtaatctagctagaaaatgcgttagattttcttttgtttaatggcttgtaaaataagctgtgctggagggaatgtatcttcctgtttttttgtctttttgtaacttaagattttgcctagagggattctctatgttttgaatctgattaccctgtaaggtatttaccatcctgattttacagaggtgattcttttaccttttctttatataaaattcttcttttaagaacctgatttttgattgttcttaagatccaagggtttgggtctgtgttcacctgtaccaattggtgaggatattattatcaagccttccccaggaaaggaggtgtagggcttgggggggatattttgggggaagacatctccaagtgggctctttccctgttctttgttaacacgcttggtggtggcagcatacggttcaaggacaaggcaaagtttgtaccctggggaagtttttaacctaagctggaaagaataagcttagggggtctttcatgcaggtccccacatctgtaccctagagttcagagtgggagaggaaccttgacaggggatgAGGATTCTGTCTAGGGGTGTGGACTCTCAGGTGGGACCAGAGATGCgggatttgggatgcaggaggggtctccaggctgggacagggggttggagtgtgtgtgggggaatgagggctctggctgggtgtctgggatctggggtggagctggggctgaggagtttggggcaggaagttggggtgcaggatggggtttggggtgtggggtcccGGCAGCGCTTACCACGGATCCCAGGAAGAAGACACAGGCCCTAGGTGCATGGACAGCGAgggaggctctgcgtgctgccctcacACCCaaaggcactgcccctgcagctcccattggttgcagttcatggccgatgggagctgtggaactGGCACTAGGGGCGGGGGCTGTGCATGGAGCTTCCCTGGCCACAcatgtgcctaggggccacaaggacctggcggccatttccagcagccatgcagagctcgggcaggcagggagcctgccttcgcccagagccccctgggtgctgactggagctgccaggacccctttttgactgggcgttctggtcgaaaactgaaTGCCTTGCAACCCTAACTGGATGGCTgtagggggagaagcagggaaagCAGGTGGCTATAATATTTTGTAACTGAGAACTGTATCAATTCAATACACTTACATTTAAAGAGTCCATGGGAATTATTTGCCAACCATTATCTTGTGGCCAAGACAAAGGCCTGGGacacaggagatctgggttccagtACAGGCTCTATAGTAGACTCTGTATTTGACCTTAAGTAATTCActaaatctctttgtgcctcagtttccccatctgttataCATGAAAAATTAAATCCTTGGTCACTCGCAGCGATGAAATGTGTATCACATTCAGCTGGGGACTGTTTCTATCTATCTTTGCTGGGTGTGGCACAAAGCAGCCTATGCCTCAGTTCCAAAATGTAGGTCCTACCATAATACCCATGATAATACTAGTGATAATAGAAATTAAAATAGTCGAATGCAGATCCGGCTCCGGGGTACGTGGCAATGACACGCAGAACCCAGCTGATGCAGCCAAGAGTAAATTCTGAGCCTGGCTCCCAGCGCAGTGAGAAGGCCCAGCCTGGGGACTCAttagaaatgttgacattttaattGATCCCAGCGGCGATTGCACCCCGTGGGATGCTCTGACTGGGCTGGGGATAACACTTCTACAGAGACAAATTATACCATCTGCCTTCTGCCTCTTCATCCTGGCTCCCAAGTAAGACGCCCACCCGAGGTGGAGCAGGAAATGATCGCGACTAGAGGAATCACAAGAGGCCTTATTAAAACTACAGTGCTGGGCTACAGCAAATGGATGGATGAGGTAATTGCTGGAACCCCCCTAATCCAGCCCTGTCTCTCTCACATCCCTCTCTGTGCAGGGGTCTGTGGATTTGTCCATGCTACAGAGCTTCCCAGCGATGTAGCCAACCCCCACCAGCCCCTTAGTGTAGATGCACAGTAGAGGTACAAGATGAGGCTTGTGTCTATTCCATTTACCTGGCTAGTGAAGGAGCAGCTTTGGTTCAGTTAAATCAGCCATAATCCTCTAAAGGCCCTTCCTCCGAACCCTGACTATGCAAAGGGGAGGGTCtgatgttattgacttgaactgggaccgttTAGAAcactgttgcaaccaaggtcctgtagtggcaccaaatcttgcataaagggggtcaaataaggtgtctaagacaaggttatggtttgctggttatgattatgctatctgtatgcatgtatcatttttctatttaaagttgtaagtattggctctgtactgtctgtatttcaaacttgtgctgtgcttctgggggacaccccagacaatgtggcgtcagctctgcctagcctgctggatggcccattaaggaccatcagctattcaactgacccactgagagaaggcagatatgccttgcgactcagcaaggcatgcagggacatgcctatggacagaactctgagggttttccaggccatgtggtgggcagcttgtccttgggacaaaagAAGAAAGACCACacggcaagagaatataaaaagctgctgcagctcctccatcttgtcttcagtcctgcttcctacctctggaaggactttgctaccctgaagctttgaaccaaggactgaaagacccatcccagctggggatgttctccagagacttgatctgAACCTGCAGCCTATTCCATCACTGcgacaagcctgaaccaagaactttgccatgactgtatgtaattgattccatttaaccaattctagctctcatctctatctttttccttttatgaataaacctttagattttagattctaaaggattggcaacagcgtgatttgtgggtaggatctaacttgtatattgacctgggtctggggcttggtcctttgggattgagagaacctttcttcttttactggggtattggttttcctaaccatctgtccccagaacgagtggcactggtggtgatactgggaaacggGAGTGTcgaagggaattgcttgtgtgagtTGTGGTTAGCCactggggtaaaaccaaagtctgctctgtttggctggtttggtttgccttagaggtggaaaaactccagccttgggctgtaactgccctgcttgaagcagtttgtcctgaattggtcccgccagaaccagcctcgttacagaGGGTAAGAGAACACACGCGAGGCCCAGAAAGACGCAGGGTGACATTCAACCCAGTGAGAAGAGGAGGGATGGCGTAGATAATCCTTCCTATGCTTGGGTTAATTTAGATTAACCTGAAAGGCAGGGTCTGCCTCACTCTGTGTCTGAGCTCCACCCGGAACAACAGTACCAGGGTCTTGCTGGAGTTGGGGGCTGCTGTACTGTCCTGCCAAAAATAACTCAATGCTCCTCTTGGATTCTCTACTGTACTGCAAAAAGTGATGAGACCTGGTGCACAGGACGTATGCTGCCCTCTGTCTGCACAGGGTTATTCATACAGTATGAGGCTATCTATGAATttcaggggtgaatttcaccctcacaTAACCACACCAGTGCATGGGTACAATCCTGTgcacacagagacacagagaagggggcaggggaacagcaggggatcCAAACCAAGGACAAAGCTCTGTTGGCTTCAGAGGCTTCCAGCTGAACCTCTGGCCCAGTTTACGCCTATTTCACACCCTGGGGGGAATTCTCTGCCTTGTGTCACACCGCGGGAGAGCCTAGACGAACATGaacatcccctcccccctcacaatgtctgggtcagattctcagctggtagaAATCTACACAGCTCCCTTCAGTCCAATggcgttactcctgatttacaccagggtgcgTGGCTGAGAGAGGAAACAGCCCCAGGGAATCCAATGGAGTTCCCCAGGAGTCAGGTCAGGGGGAGCGAGAGCAGAATCTGGACCCTGGtggagctggggatctggcctttTCAGTTCCATGGCGCTACACTTACTGATGCCCGCGGAGGGCTTGGTCCCGGGGGTCTATGAGCGTTCGCTCAAATGATGCAAAATCTCCATTAATTGGCGACTCTGCTGCGGTCTCAGTCTGGGAGCCTGGTGGGGATTCAGGGCCCTGGTCCCGAAGGGCCCGAAGGGGATTTAACGGCCACGGAGAGCCATAAGGAGGCTGGAAGCTgtgaggaagctgtggggctcgGCGGCAGTGTGGGGTGATATGCTGCAGGCAGCCCTGCCTAGCTTCAGAGCAGATTAGGTCTCCGGGTTGGATACCAAGAGCCCAGGCCGTGCACCTCTCCTGGGCGATGGGCCGTTTGGGATGAGAAAGCTGGATGGTGCTACACAGGAGTCACGGCCGGGGACAGAAAGGAAGAATTCCAGGCAGCGGGATCGGCCTCTCCCAATGCAGCCAGTGTAAGACTCCTACTTTGGTAAAGttcttctctctctgtccctcgGTCTCTGCCTGTCTCTGAATCTGTCAGTCTCTGTCTCGCACAGAGGGAGATGACATCAGCCAAATATTTTCTTTAGAGAGAAATTGATCCAGCCATCTATCCATCCTTCTCTGTGCAGTACCTGCttgcctgcctgtctgtctgtggTGTATCTAtcctttatctctctctctccatgtgtTATATCCCCAACCTGCCAGCGTTTCCCCTTCAGCTCTGCCTCTCCTGCACAGGGAAAACTCCCTGGCAAAACCCAAACAGGCTTTTTGTTATTGTCCTTTAAATCTCACC from Natator depressus isolate rNatDep1 chromosome 13, rNatDep2.hap1, whole genome shotgun sequence harbors:
- the LOC141997566 gene encoding olfactory receptor 10D3-like is translated as MYFFLCNLSVLDIGFSSISTPKFLANLWIRSRVISLGGCMSQVFFYHFLGSTECLLYTVMAYDRYVAICHPLHYLLIMNRRVCALLAAGTWITSSFHATILTSLTFTLPYCGSNVVDYFFCDIFPVVKLACADTYIIETVTFTNTGMVPTTCFLLILASYVRIVYSVLKMNSAEGQRKAASTCASHLAVVTLFFGPCTLVYTQPQLSKVLVTPVQIFGNVVTPMLNPAIYTLRNKEVKAALRKLRGGQTPAR